A single genomic interval of Deltaproteobacteria bacterium harbors:
- a CDS encoding pilus assembly PilX N-terminal domain-containing protein: MRLFGIIEDEKGTVMIISIVMLLILSIIGIYAMASSTIESKISGQKKFYDVAFNAADGGLDYVRAVNPFGTIDWTNDTWNFSNPEDTDIQFSGTVTYLGSTPPPVGSGCGVKGFRAHYYRVNSIGTDSGNIARSSVEEGGYRIGF; this comes from the coding sequence ATGAGGCTATTCGGAATTATAGAAGATGAAAAGGGCACCGTGATGATCATCTCCATCGTCATGCTGTTGATCCTCTCTATCATCGGGATCTATGCCATGGCATCATCCACCATCGAGTCCAAGATCTCGGGGCAGAAGAAGTTCTACGATGTGGCCTTCAACGCCGCTGACGGTGGATTAGATTATGTACGGGCTGTCAACCCTTTTGGAACCATAGATTGGACAAATGACACCTGGAACTTTAGTAATCCAGAAGATACAGATATCCAGTTTTCAGGAACGGTGACCTATCTGGGTAGTACACCACCCCCTGTAGGAAGTGGATGTGGGGTGAAAGGATTTAGGGCGCACTATTATCGGGTCAATTCCATAGGAACGGATTCAGGTAATATTGCCAGATCCAGTGTTGAGGAGGGGGGCTATAGGATAGGTTTTTAG
- the pilV gene encoding type IV pilus modification protein PilV codes for MRRLKDTKGFTLLEVLITLIILSVGLLGLASMQIMAVKGNSFGQQMTVASTLAQNKLEELRKANFDSIANGNDTYSDQINGVSYTRQWTVQDDTPEVDAKTVVIAVSWEGTQANRSVILSTIISRL; via the coding sequence ATGCGTAGATTAAAAGACACCAAGGGCTTCACCCTCTTGGAGGTACTGATCACCTTGATCATTCTTTCCGTTGGCCTGCTGGGCCTGGCCAGCATGCAGATCATGGCTGTCAAGGGGAACTCATTCGGGCAACAGATGACTGTAGCTTCGACCCTAGCCCAGAATAAGCTGGAGGAGTTGCGGAAGGCCAACTTCGATTCCATCGCTAACGGCAACGATACCTATTCTGACCAGATCAATGGGGTTAGTTATACCAGGCAGTGGACTGTGCAGGACGATACCCCGGAGGTGGATGCGAAGACCGTGGTTATAGCTGTCAGTTGGGAAGGCACCCAGGCGAATCGATCTGTCATCCTTTCCACCATTATATCCCGGCTCTAA
- a CDS encoding prepilin-type N-terminal cleavage/methylation domain-containing protein translates to MGTKKGIFISKKGFTVLELAIVLTIIAIMALMVSPNMGEWAARYRIKGGTSDLADTIQLARLKAVSDGVEYRIQLDLDNETFVLQRGPSWSQEGSVITLHRGVEI, encoded by the coding sequence ATGGGGACAAAAAAGGGCATATTTATTTCTAAAAAGGGGTTTACAGTCCTTGAGCTTGCCATAGTCCTGACCATCATTGCGATCATGGCCTTGATGGTGAGCCCTAATATGGGCGAATGGGCGGCTCGGTACCGGATCAAGGGGGGAACTAGTGATTTGGCGGATACCATCCAGTTGGCCAGGCTAAAGGCAGTCAGCGATGGAGTGGAATATAGGATTCAGTTGGATCTCGATAATGAGACCTTTGTGCTGCAGAGGGGACCCTCGTGGAGCCAAGAGGGATCAGTGATCACCCTTCACAGGGGAGTGGAGATAGA
- a CDS encoding prepilin-type N-terminal cleavage/methylation domain-containing protein: MKRKSKGFTLIELMVALVISALMVGATYSVFIGQQRTYATQTGVMDMQQNARAAMTMMLRELRMAGFGVGNSGFNVEGFTQAITVVNNTGQPDQITVVYAAEQVSTVQSVSGTQVTLADGGDSFDTDKKKYIAFETLRTVYTITTVTGNNLTLNGSPPSYLADFGAGAFLVKTITYQVDSSRHTLERVQSTQTPPGSDPEDLWDDAANYIEDLQVDYPYNGDNELLKVTLTSSFQDCEGSTKRRGYEAIINIRNIGI, translated from the coding sequence ATGAAGAGAAAGAGTAAAGGCTTTACCTTGATCGAGCTAATGGTGGCCTTGGTGATCTCCGCCCTCATGGTGGGGGCTACCTACTCTGTCTTTATCGGGCAGCAGAGGACATATGCCACCCAGACCGGGGTGATGGATATGCAGCAGAACGCCCGGGCAGCCATGACAATGATGTTGAGGGAACTCAGGATGGCGGGCTTCGGCGTGGGCAACAGCGGGTTCAATGTAGAGGGTTTTACCCAGGCAATTACGGTGGTGAACAATACTGGGCAACCGGATCAGATAACTGTGGTCTATGCCGCTGAGCAGGTCTCCACTGTCCAAAGTGTGAGCGGCACACAGGTCACCCTAGCCGATGGAGGGGATAGCTTTGATACAGACAAGAAAAAGTATATCGCCTTTGAGACCTTGCGCACAGTATATACGATCACCACTGTAACAGGAAATAACCTTACCCTGAATGGCAGTCCCCCCTCCTATTTAGCGGACTTCGGGGCGGGGGCCTTTCTAGTCAAGACAATTACCTATCAGGTGGACAGTAGCAGGCATACCCTGGAGCGGGTGCAGAGCACCCAGACTCCCCCGGGTTCTGATCCTGAAGACCTGTGGGACGACGCGGCCAACTATATCGAGGATCTCCAGGTGGATTACCCCTATAACGGCGATAATGAGTTGCTCAAGGTCACCCTGACAAGCTCTTTTCAGGACTGTGAGGGTAGCACCAAGCGCAGGGGGTATGAGGCCATCATAAATATTAGAAACATCGGGATCTAA
- a CDS encoding sigma-54-dependent Fis family transcriptional regulator, which produces MMDNLSLQIQHMMIPPLRELMGPSDAIGRLISEVNRVAKSTFSVVILGQTGTGKELIARAIHHASSRSRGPFVPVDCGAIPETLLESELFGHEKGAFTGADHQKPGKFETAEEGTLFLDEILNMPLSSQVKLLRVLQEKTLYRVGGTKPVNVDVRLLVASNKDLEVAVAAGSFRRDLFYRLNEFIIRIPPLQERKDDILYQANRFLDITNMELKKSVRGFSESALEALLAFNWPGNVRQLRSVIRRAVLLADEMITEEHLNLKDVSVPDLAFTPEVQGMPFNNLSLKEIVRRSTIAVERDVLLRTLRKTGGNKAKAARLLQIDYKTIHSKLKKYGITIDGDEGM; this is translated from the coding sequence ATGATGGACAACCTATCTTTGCAGATTCAACATATGATGATCCCCCCCCTCCGGGAACTGATGGGACCAAGCGATGCAATTGGCCGGCTCATTTCCGAAGTCAACCGCGTGGCGAAATCAACTTTTAGCGTGGTCATCCTGGGACAAACCGGAACAGGAAAAGAGCTTATCGCCCGGGCCATCCATCACGCTAGTTCTCGATCAAGAGGCCCTTTTGTCCCTGTGGATTGCGGGGCAATTCCAGAAACGCTTTTGGAGAGTGAGTTGTTCGGCCACGAAAAAGGGGCCTTTACGGGTGCGGATCATCAAAAACCTGGCAAATTTGAAACGGCAGAAGAAGGAACCCTATTCCTGGACGAGATTTTAAATATGCCTTTAAGTTCCCAGGTGAAACTCTTGCGCGTGCTTCAGGAGAAAACGCTCTACCGTGTGGGGGGTACCAAGCCTGTGAACGTCGATGTCCGCCTCTTGGTCGCCAGCAACAAGGACCTCGAAGTCGCAGTTGCAGCAGGCTCTTTTCGCCGTGACCTCTTTTATCGGTTAAACGAGTTCATCATCCGGATTCCGCCACTTCAGGAACGTAAGGATGATATCCTCTATCAGGCCAACCGGTTTCTGGATATCACAAATATGGAATTGAAAAAGAGTGTGAGGGGGTTTTCGGAATCTGCCCTCGAGGCCTTGCTCGCTTTTAATTGGCCTGGGAATGTCCGACAGCTTCGATCCGTCATACGTCGGGCAGTACTCCTGGCCGATGAGATGATCACCGAAGAGCACCTCAATTTAAAGGATGTGAGTGTGCCTGATTTGGCTTTCACCCCGGAAGTTCAGGGGATGCCCTTCAACAATCTCTCCCTCAAGGAAATTGTGCGCCGCAGCACCATTGCCGTCGAACGGGATGTCCTGCTCCGGACGCTGCGTAAGACAGGAGGCAATAAGGCCAAGGCAGCTCGACTGCTTCAAATCGACTACAAGACGATTCACTCAAAGCTAAAAAAATACGGCATCACAATAGACGGAGATGAAGGTATGTAG